The genomic region TACCACAGTATCTTTGCTTTGCCCTTTTGGGACTAAATACAACCAcgtattattttttttttccctccctctttctaGCATGTTTCCCAGAGTAATCCCAGACTGCGACCCTACTATTTCTCCCAAACTATATCACATCTGCATGGCACCCATCTCCGTAAGTACCTGCCAAGTCCCATGGGGTGGGTTATCTGCCCCGACATTGTATTTGCTGTCCCCCAGCTTGGGTCATGCCCATCTATTCCCAAATAGCAGGTCTGGGCTCTTCAGCTTGTGCTGGAGCAAGATTAGAGCTGGGATGCTCTAACAAGGGATTTGTACATCTCCAGACTTTGTTTTGTGCCTGTAGTCAATGGAAggctttgatttatttttattttttcccagcatgGTACCTCTGAGGCATTTAGAGCCCATAACTCATCAGAGCAGGTTGTGAAGCACCTGTCCCTGCTGCAACCATGGCTGGATTTAGGGTGTTGGGTGGAGATGGTGTCTCTGTGGAGGTTCCCATCACATAGCAGCAACCTCCTCCTCCAGACCCCACCTCCCCCCATGTATTTATTGCTCCCTCAATTGGGTTTCTGGCAGCTGGCTGTGCTCGTGGGCTTGTCCTTGCTGGTGAAACGCAGGCGTCTCCACCGGAGCTGCTGGAACGGCATCCCAGGACTGCTCAGGTACCCTGGCCCTGCACCCCGGTCCCCAGGGTCCCTGTCACCCTGCAGCCAAGCAGGCGGAGGGATGCTGAGGTGCAGCATGGGATAAACTAGCTCTGGAGCCAGAGGATGGTGGGGACAAGGTGCCCATGATCTGTCATCAGGCTCATTCCTTCCTTGGCTTGCAGCCCAGCCAACTttctggaggaggaaggcaacCGAGGGCTGGTGGCTGCAGTGTTCGGCATCCTGTTCTCCTCCCTGTGTGTGCTGGTCTTGGACAGGGACCCTCTGCCACTCATCGCCCACTCCTCCCAGAGCACCCGGGGTAAGGCGAGCACCCTCCTGGCCTATGGGCACCACATTCCTCCCCACCCAGGAGGTGTGCACCTTTGGGTGGCaacctgagcagcctgttcaCCCTGGCCCATACTGAGAGCGCTGCCTTTTCTTGCCTGTTTTGCTCTCCCTCCTGTTTTCCCACCATCCCATCTAGAGTACTGGAAGATCCTGGCTTTGCTCTACTACCCTGCCTTCTACTACCCCCTGATTGCCTGTGCCACTGTCCGGCACAGGGTCAGCTACCTTGTGGGCTGCCTGCTTTCCTGGTGCCACTGCGTGGTCCACATCTGGCAGAAGGTGGATTGTCCCCAGTCACCGAAGGTACATGTCCCACCACCTGGGAAGGGACCAAGGAGGCTGGAGTGGCCCAGGGTTGGAGGTGGCTTTCTCACCACCTCCTTGAAGTGACATTAAGGTGTTACCTGCCCAGGACCAGACCCCCAGGCTGGGGTGGACTCATATGTGACAGCTCTGCTTCTCCCCAGATATACAGGTACTACTCCATGCTGTCTTATGTCCCCATCATCCTCTGCCTTGTGCTCTTAAGCCTTTGGTATCCAGCGCTGCTCATCAGGAGCTTCACTGGGCAGGAGGAGATCTTGGATAAGGAGGTAATGAAAATCCACAGGGTGACTCGGGCAGTGGTAGCATGGGAGAACCCCTTGACGAACCTGCATGGTTTTGGGTactctcctgccctgcagcccatcTGTCTGCCTGGGGAACCGGGAGAACTGCGGTGCTCCCAGGGCATGTGTTCCCCACTTTGCTCCAGCACCGGGAGCTgtctcccctccatccctctgacgGCACAGGTCATGGCTCTGTTTATCTCGCTGGATTTGAAGAGGGAGTGAAAAATCCATCTTTGGAATAAACTTCTTAGTACAAGAGGCTTAAGGCATCAATGCGTCCCATTCAGACCGGGACTGGAGTTGCCTTGTTTTCCCGGTAGGCTGGATAATCCCTGGTCCTTTGGGAAATGCTGGGCTTTGttggaaagagaggaggaaaaacctacttcaaaaaaaagccatcagccCAAGTGTGGACTGAAGTGACCCCCAGGCACTTGCTGGGAGCTGGCTGGTGGGAGTGAGGGTTTTCGGCTGTCCTACCAGTGTGCCTGGTTTTGGTCTGCTTTGTTGATGGGAACAAGGCAGATTTATTTCCACCTTTGCGGTGCCGGAAGATTTGCTGCCAGCATCACTCCAACGTGTTTGTTATCCAGACGAGGGCTGGGAGCCCATCACCCGCATCCCATATGGAGGGTGCTGTGGGGCCATAGTGCTAGcgatgggtgggtggatggggGTAGCAGAGCAAGGAGATGGCTGCTGGGTGGGATGCAGATGCTCTGGCCCCCCAAAAGGCGGAGTCACTCCTCCCTGCCCCGAATGCCTGAGCATGTCCCTGTGCTCAAATCAGGCAACTTATTACTGCTTTCCTTAAGGTTACAGGGAGAGGTTATTACAAGAAGTACCTAAAAGCTGTGCTGTCCAAACGCCCTCAGAAGGGGAGGTAAGGACGACACCTTCCTGTAGCTCTGCCTGATCAGCGAGTGCttgtgccagccctgcctgacTGCCTGCAATGGGGTCAGAGAGGGTCCCTGCTCCTAAGGGACATGCTTTTcactctctccttcctcctccagctccacaAAGATAGAAGAGAGCCTCCTATCAAGGGTCCAGACGTATTTACGCTCCTACATCTACGCTCCTGAGGAAGGTAGGCTGCGGGCAGGCATGGGCTGCGCtcttggctgcagcagcagctcagcagacaggctgcctccccctccctggAGGAGAGCAAATGCCTTTCTTGGCTCCTTCCCCAAAGCATCTGTGCCGCGGCAGCTGCCGCCCGCCCCACATACGATGCCTCGGCTTTGCGCAAACTGTTGCAGTTTGGGATGGGGAGTTGGACTGCCCCCACCATGGGGGCATGGGTAGGCTGAGGCAGTGAGGTTCAGGCATGGATTGTGCTGATATTGCAGCCTGATGCTTGGTAAGGCTACAATAAGGGAATAAAACCTATAAGTGGATAAAATCCCTAACAGCCCAGGAATAGGGAACTATTCCTTGTCCCCTCTGCCCATGCAAGAAGCAGGGGCTGTCCTGGGAGGTGGCACCTCAAGGGACATGGCTCCCCACGCAGCAGGcacccagctgctggggctCGGCACTGCAGGTGCACGAGGTTTTGTGGGCTTGTGGGAAAGGAGGATCAACAGGAAGGAAATCCATCTAGCCAAAGTACAGAGAAACTGCTGCCAGCTATACATCCTTGCAGGATTTCCCTGGGGAAATCGCAATTAATATTTGACCGCCCTGTTCCACTGCTCTCCCCCAGGCATTTCTTTTGCCTGCTGGGTTGGGTGGACCTGCAGCCTGCTCCACTTTTCCCCTGTGATCCCACGTCCCAGCTCCTCTCTGATACACCCCTCTGATTCTGCCTTACAGGTTTCCGGATCCCGCTGAAGCTTGTCCTGTCCATAACCACAGCCGTGATCGCTGTCTACCAGGTGATGCTGATGGTTAAATGCCAAGCAgagccctctccctgccttcttGGCTGTGTCCTCTTGAGGCAGAGGAGCCCAGAGGTCATTGCCATGCCACAGTTTTGGCTACAGGGATGGTATTAGCATGCCTCCAGTTATTACCGTCCCTCAGCTGAGCCGCAGCAACTGGCCATGTGCTTCCAGGGATCAGCTGACCTTAAGTCTTTAAGCTAAGGCAATAGCTCAGCAGTGGGATACCATGACCTGGGGCTCACATGGCACCGCTCCCTCGCAGGTcgccctgctgctcctggtaGCCGTCGTCCCCACCATCCAGATTGTGCGGGCGGGGATGACGAAGGACATCGTGGTGTTGTTGGTCCAGTTTGGCTTGGTGCCCTCGGAGAGCCCGGCTGTCCCAGGTGACATGGAGAAGGAGCTCAACACTGTCAAGTACTACCTATGGTCACTGGAAGGTGGGTTCCCAGCCAGGTCCTGCATTCATAGGTGATTTTTGGAGGATTTCAGAACTTATCAGAGAGATTTCTAACCCAGAGGATGGTCCAGGAAACCAGTTGGTGATGGGGCAGCTTCCAGGGGGACTTTAaaacagctgctgaagctgcagcCATGCAGACATGAAAGGTGGCCACGTGAGCCTGGTGCCGTGCCAGGCATCTCTGAGTGGCTGCTGTGTGCCAAGACGGTGAGGCAGGGAGAGCCGGCAGCGCCGCGCTGCAGATGCTGCCCTTCGGCTGCAGGCTTTGATATGTGCTGGAATCGAGCAGATGGCCCCCGGAAAAAGCCCTGGAtgggggggtgcagggaaggcaggggttcccccctccctccacaGCACTACCTTGGGGTACCACGAGCCAAGGCGGGCCCTTTTTATGGCTTTTCCAGAGTCACCAAGACCCTCTCatcctctttgtttttctgacatctccatctctccttcccccctcttGCTTTCCCCCCAGCATCCCCTTTTCTGAGAGCATCTTCCTagactttcttcatagcacTGCCTGCTTATCGTGGCTTGCTCACTGATTTTTCCAGCACTGAGCTAGCCTAACTGCTTGTATTTCCCCTGGCTGCTtggcttttcccttccttttcactGTCTCACCAGCTCATGTCCACCTGGGAGATGGAAAAGGGTCTCCCTGTATCACAAAGTGGGTAGGGAGGAAAAGTGAGGCACAGAGCCCCGCCAGGGAGTACATCCATGCAGCCCCATAATTCAGGCCCTGCAATGCTCCTGAGATACACTTTACAACAAAATCCTGTTGCTGGGGCTGGCCACAGCCCTGACCCAGCCgtctccccctgctcctccgcAGTCTGCTACATCTGCTCGCTCGTGTTGTGCTGCCTGCTGACCTGTGCCATGCTCCTGAGGACACTGGTGATGCACAGGTATGGTGTCCTCACTCCTCTGGCCTTGACCTTGTCACGGAGCCAGGATGCAGCTGGTCTCTCTCCCCAGGAACAACCTGAAGGCGCTGTACCAAGGGGCCGTGCTGGATGTTTTCTACAAAGCCCATATCCTCCGCCCGTCCCGACAAGCCGTTGTCTGCTGGATGAGCTTTGCCAGCTTCCAGACGGCTTTTGCCTGCCTGGGTAAagggtgctgggaggcaggagggggcagATGGGTAGCGGACCCCCACCTTGCACAGCCTACCCTGGGTTTAAgcatctcttctccctttcttgcCCCATTTTGCAAAGGGATGACTGCAAggcttttgttcctctttcccTAAACACAATCTGTCCTTCTGCAGGGAGGACCATGCTGAACACCAAATGGTAGGGAAGaagatgggggggggaagagggggaaacAATGACTTGTTTTGGCTCAAGCCCAAATATTCTGATCTGAGAAGCTGTCTCAGCATCTCGTGCAAAGGACTGTCTGTCTCCTCCAGTCCTGGTCTTCACATCCTGGGTGTCCCTCACTGCACGGCTTCCCCGGCACAGCCCGGGTCTCCCTGGCTGGGAGAGCTGGCCACCCCATGGATGGGTGGAGGACATCAAAGAGGCTAGAAATCCTCACCCCACCATGGTTTGGAGAAATTTTAAGGCCTCTCTGCCCCATGGGAGGTGACTCTGGGCAGCATCTGCAGTGATGCATGTGCAACACCTAACCATATCGGCATGCCAAGGCTGCGCAGGAGAGTCAAGCTGAGGGTCCAGGGGAGTGATGGAAGGACAAGGGGGTACCACCAGCTCTGTTGGCAACCACCCCTCAGGAAAGGGGACCTATTTTGCAGGCAGATTGCAGAGATCAGTGTGGAGGTAGGAGCTGGGGATCACTAGTCCTTGCACCCCTTTGCCAGTAAGGAGCAGCTTTCCTTTGGCCACCCAGTGCTTGTGcatctgtggcagagctggctgcatcTCGCCGTACTGCTGTGAATCTACCTCCTGCTTAAAAATCTTGGTTTTCAAGTCattaaagcaaagcagcagatgTGAAGCACAAACTCAAGCACAAGGAACCACAGCCGCTGCTGATCTTGGTGTGATTTATGATTAGAAATCAGAGCTTGGGCTGATTTTTATGATGAGGAATCATAGTTGCAGCCCCAAGTGATGGCTCGTCTCGGCGGGGATAATGTGGGGAGTGATAAGAAAGGCTCAACTTGTAATTAAATCCCGTGTGGAGCATTGTGTTCGGAGTGGGGGAGGCAGGTAAGGATCTTTCAGGCTTTTTATGGGATTAAAATGAAAGACATGCTCAGCAACAAGCACGGGTTTGGGgaataaaagcaagaacaagAACCACTTCTCCATCCTCCCCCACCATGGTTTCTCTCCCTGTGTCTCCCTCCCAGGTCTCCTCATCCAGCAAGTGATTTTCTTCATCTGCTCGGTGGGGTTTACCTTCTTCTTTGTCATCCCACTCCAGTCTGGCAAAAACACGCACTTCTTCAAAATGATTCAGAACATGTGGTGAGTGCTTGCAGCCCTCAGGGAGGGATGGAAGACCCAAGTGGGTGCCATGTCCATGGCTATGGTATGTGTTGGAGTACTCTGTCAAGAGGAGGCTCTATCTTGGGCCCTTTCAACTTTGCTGAAGGTTTCTGCTGTCTGGGATGGTGTCTCATGTTTGGGACCCTCCTGGTGTCcatcctgcctcttccctcccacccagGCCTTTCTGGTTGACCCTGGTTGTTGCTGTCATCGTGCAAAATCTGGCAGCTCGCTACCAATTCCTGGAGCAGCATCCCCTCCAAAAGGAGCTCACCAACAGGtatggggatttgggggcactTTGGGGCAGATCTGTCCCTCCCAAGGTCCAGGACCCCAGGACTGTGTTGGGTTTACATGTGCCCCTGATGTCGTGGCATCCTCTGTGCCATGAGCTCAAGGGGAAAAGCCTGTGGGTTTGAGGAGTTTAAGTGGCTCCGTACTCCCAGAGAGGTTTCTTTAGATGCTTTAGAGGGCCATGGTCCACTTACAGCCTTGATTTTGATGTGGTGAAGCTCATGAGGCCTGTGTCCTGCTCCACCACCCCCATTTGCCAGCCTCAGAGGAAGTCCAGATCCCTTAGGATCAGCTGGACTGGTTCAGATACTGTCAGCAGATGTGATCCCTCATTCACACATGGTGTGACTGCCTTATGCTGAAGACCAGGGTGACAGGTGGATCTAGGTGTCCTGCCCTGTTCAGCCAAGGCACTTCCATCACCTCCATCACTTGCCCAGCATTGCGGGGAGGCTGCTGTAGGCTCTTCTGGCCTCCACAGGAGCTGGTGTCCTCCATCCCAAACCACCATACTCATGATTTGTCTGATTTCTAAGCCTTCAAGGATAAATGGAGACCCTATGCGTGCTAGAGGCCAAGTTTTGAAGTCCTGACAGTGCACTAGTCTGTTTCTTCTCCAAGAGCCCTGAAGGGTGTTTGCTTCTCTCCATGGGATGGAGACACCTCAAACAGGGACTATgtctgctggggagggagagaagggcgGGAGGTTTATTTTGGCGGGAGGTTTATTTtggcagggaagggctgtgcTTCCCGTCTCGTGGTGTTTGTGTTCCTTACTCCTCCTTCTCTACCCGCAGGCGAGCTCTCTACATAGTGACCTACCTGCTCTTCCCCATCAATGTCCTGGTGGGTGTGCTGGCTGGGGTGTGGAGGATGGTAATTTCTGGCCTTTATAATGCTGTCCACTTCTGCCAGCTGGATATCAGCCTGCTGAACCGTGGCGTGGAGACGTTTGACCCCGGTAGGACACTGGGGAGTCCCTCTGCAGCACCTCTGTGAGCATGGGGGCCTGTCTCCCACCATCAGGCTCCTGGGGGATGCAGTCAGGGGCTCCTGCATcacctggagctgctgggaccGAGGGTGGCTTCAGGTCCTCGTACTCTGTGTTCAGAAACAGGCAGGTGGGACAAAAGGAGCAAGTGGCTCCTCCTGATGCCCACTTACTCCTGCTTTTCCATCCATCCCCAAGGGCAGGTGATGCCCTGCTGGGGACCCCTGGCCTTCACCAGTGGCTAGACCCTGCGCACACACAGCAGACCCTCATGTCTCCTGCACtaaaggcagcagggaggggacctcagccctttctctgcttttctgctgcaatTTTGGGAGCAGAGCTCATCCTCAGCTCTgaaggcagagcagctctggcagggcaGAGATGGACCCTGGCAAACAGCCCTTCTCTTTGctccagggcagcagggaggggggaacCATGCAGCCTGGCCCCACCACAGGTGTTTACTGTGGGCTGTGTTCTCCCAGGCTACCACACTTACTGCCACTATCTGAAAATCGAGGTCAGCCAGTCCCACCCGGTGATGAAAGCCTTTtgcttgctgcttctccagctaGCCAGGACAGAGGGGCCACTGGTGGTCCAGGCCAGCAACGTGGAAGAAGGTGAGACCTTCCCACCACCAACTGGGGGATGCACAGCCATCGCCGTGGGGTGGCATTGGGGTCCCCTCTAC from Ciconia boyciana chromosome 8, ASM3463844v1, whole genome shotgun sequence harbors:
- the STRA6 gene encoding receptor for retinol uptake STRA6 — its product is MAANSSGGMHDAPLDNGFAGTDDLVSDWYIYETMEPAVPQDDMFPRVIPDCDPTISPKLYHICMAPISLAVLVGLSLLVKRRRLHRSCWNGIPGLLSPANFLEEEGNRGLVAAVFGILFSSLCVLVLDRDPLPLIAHSSQSTREYWKILALLYYPAFYYPLIACATVRHRVSYLVGCLLSWCHCVVHIWQKVDCPQSPKIYRYYSMLSYVPIILCLVLLSLWYPALLIRSFTGQEEILDKEVTGRGYYKKYLKAVLSKRPQKGSSTKIEESLLSRVQTYLRSYIYAPEEGFRIPLKLVLSITTAVIAVYQVALLLLVAVVPTIQIVRAGMTKDIVVLLVQFGLVPSESPAVPGDMEKELNTVKYYLWSLEVCYICSLVLCCLLTCAMLLRTLVMHRNNLKALYQGAVLDVFYKAHILRPSRQAVVCWMSFASFQTAFACLGLLIQQVIFFICSVGFTFFFVIPLQSGKNTHFFKMIQNMWPFWLTLVVAVIVQNLAARYQFLEQHPLQKELTNRRALYIVTYLLFPINVLVGVLAGVWRMVISGLYNAVHFCQLDISLLNRGVETFDPGYHTYCHYLKIEVSQSHPVMKAFCLLLLQLARTEGPLVVQASNVEEGIQLMQPKKALPSRARFKQSRARWWLAYTLLNNPSLRACRKTALSDPTANGTQLSSPKP